One window of Acipenser ruthenus chromosome 45, fAciRut3.2 maternal haplotype, whole genome shotgun sequence genomic DNA carries:
- the LOC117400915 gene encoding integrin beta-7: protein MKWACLLAGFLLQSAGVRRNQVTGAVWKPCESRSSCEECIESHPDCAWCKQLNFTKAGESDSSRCDSAESLRQRGCAGSEIQNPRNVLDINKDRQLRQGEEVRGGEEVVQLQPQGLTLTLRPGAPQSFTVKFKRAEGYPIDLYYLMDLSYSMKDDLENIKKLGQEILTALNKVTRSVKIGFGSFVDKTVLPYVSTVKSKLLNPCPTRLDTCQPPFSFRNVLSLTESAALFEERVSEQSISGNLDSPEAGFDAMMQAAVCQREIGWRNVTRLLVYTSDDTFHMAGDGKLGGIYFPNDGHCHLNKGGVYDRSTYYDYPSVGQLAQVLSANNIQSIFAVTEKIYPTYQELSRLIPKSAVGVLTSDSSNVVQLIEDAYNSLSSTIYLDPLQLPAGLSVSFDSHCGNHTVHGQRRGECTGVKIGQEISFTVTVTSAECLTGSQHFTIKPQGINEELQVTVKTACDCGCGDEDPSSQHCSHGNGSLHCGVCSCNKGRQGRHCECQLSGDEASDLQQSCRAGNRSTLCSGHGRCECGACLCDKNRGGAHCECDHTACPRHNNTLCGGKGECSCGQCVCSQGFTGEACECPSANTSCVPEAGGELCSGNGTCVCNRCHCKEGYIGRHCLTCINCKTDCQSYETCLLCELDGGHCESECKGALRREVKKLPEDTCILDNAIFRVIPPREEGSGVVIEYVRRMSPPSTLTIVGGSVSGIVFIGLLLIMLYRIIIFFYDRQEFRRFENERQKEKWNKDDNPLFIHATTTVMNPNFEES from the exons ATGAAGTGGGCGTGTCTGCTAGCGGGTTTCCTGCTCCAGAGCGCAGGGGTCAGACGGAACCAAGTCACAG gagcGGTGTGGAAGCCGTGCGAGTCCAGGAGCTCCTGCGAGGAATGCATTGAGAGCCATCCGGACTGTGCCTGGTGCAAACAGCTG AACTTCACGAAGGCCGGGGAATCGGACTCCAGTCGCTGTGACTCAGCGGAGAGTCTGAGGCAGCGAGGGTGTGCAGGAAGCGAGATTCAGAACCCCAGGAACGTCCTGGACATTAACAAGGACAGGCAGCTGAGACAGGGAGAGGAGGTCAGGGGTGGGGAGGAGGTGGTGCAGCTGCAACCACAAGGACTGACCCTAACTCTGCGCCCAG GGGCTCCTCAGAGCTTCACGGTGAAGTTCAAGCGCGCCGAGGGCTACCCCATAGACCTCTACTACCTGATGGACCTCTCCTACTCCATGAAGGATGATCTGGAGAACATTAAGAAGCTGGGTCAGGAGATCCTCACCGCTCTCAACAAAGTCACACGCTCTGTGAAGATCG GTTTCGGTTCCTTCGTGGATAAGACCGTTCTGCCCTACGTCAGCACGGTGAAGTCCAAGCTGTTGAACCCGTGTCCCACGCGCCTGGACACCTGCCAGCCCCCGTTCAGCTTCCGCAACGTGCTGTCGCTCACGGAGAGCGCGGCGCTGTTCGAGGAGCGCGTCAGCGAGCAGAGCATCTCGGGGAACCTGGACTCCCCCGAAGCAGGGTTCGATGCCATGATGCAGGCAGCCGTCTGTCAG AGAGAGATCGGCTGGAGGAACGTGACCCGGCTGCTGGTCTACACCTCGGACGACACGTTCCACATGGCCGGGGACGGCAAGCTGGGCGGGATCTACTTCCCCAACGACGGCCACTGCCATCTGAACAAGGGGGGTGTGTACGACAGGAGCACCTACTAC GATTACCCCTCGGTGGGGCAGCTGGCTCAGGTCCTGTCTGCCAACAACATCCAGTCCATTTTTGCCGTGACGGAGAAGATCTATCCCACGTACCAG GAGCTCAGCAGACTGATCCCGAAGTCTGCAGTGGGAGTGCTGACGAGCGACTCCAGCAACGTGGTGCAGCTCATTGAAGATGCCTACAac AGCCTCTCCTCCACCATCTACCTGGACCCCCTGCAGCTGCCTGCGGGGCTCAGCGTCTCCTTCGACTCGCACTGCGGGAACCACACCGTGCATGGGCAGAGACGAGGGGAGTGCACCGGGGTCAAGATCGGGCAGGAg ATCAGCTTCACCGTGACGGTGACCAGCGCGGAGTGTCTGACGGGCAGCCAGCACTTCACCATCAAACCACAAGGCATCAACGAGGAGCTGCAGGTCACTGTGAAGACAGCGTGCGACTGCGGCTGCGGAGACGAGGATCCCTCATCACAGCACTGCAGCCATGGCAACGGCTCTCTGCACTGCGGCGTCTGCAG ctGTAATAAGGGCAGGCAGGGCCGCCACTGTGAGTGCCAGCTCTCCGGAGACGAGGCCAGCGACCTGCAGCAGAGCTGCCGAGCTGGTAACCGCTCGACGCTGTGCAGCGGACACGGGCGCTGTGAGTGCGGGGCCTGCCTCTGCGACAAGAACAGGGGCGGAGCCCACTGTGAGTGTGACCACACTGCCTGCCCGAGACACAACAACACGCTGTGTGGAG gCAAGGGGGAGTGCAGCTGCGGCCAGTGCGTGTGCTCGCAGGGTTTCACAGGGGAGGCCTGCGAGTGCCCTTCTGCCAATACCAGCTGCGTTCCTGAGGCGGGCGGGGAGCTGTGCAGCGGCAACGGCACCTGTGTGTGCAACCGCTGCCACTGCAAAGAGGGCTACATCGGGAGACACTGCCTGACATGCATCAACTGCAAAACAGACTGCCAGAGCTACGA GACCTGTCTGTTGTGTGAGCTGGACGGGGGGCACTGTGAGTCAGAGTGCAAGGGAGCCCTGCGACGAGAGGTAAAGAAACTTCCAGAAGACACCTGCATCCTGGATAACGCCATCTTCCGTGTGATTCCACCCAGAGAGGAAGGGAGTGGGGTCGTCATTGAATACGTGAGGAGAATGT CCCCTCCCAGCACCCTGACCATCGTGGGAGGCTCTGTCTCGGGAATCGTGTTCATCGGGCTTCTTCTGATCATGCTGTACCGCATCATCATCTTTTTCTACGACAGACAAGAGTTCCGCCGCTTCGAGAATGAGAGGCAGAAAGAGAAGTGGAATAAG gacGATAACCCCCTGTTTATACATGCCACCACCACTGTAATGAACCCCAACTTCGAAGAGAGCTAA